The proteins below come from a single Roseiflexus sp. RS-1 genomic window:
- a CDS encoding GAF domain-containing sensor histidine kinase, with protein MNQTLALDIGGADIIQRLCVDLSQATNLEAGILSVVTTIERSLAPRDCQVTLLLAGEPRLLRGVGPVRIPDDTQRAALREGEIVVVPQSEAGMICFAPLRARRALIGWICLIDPTWSPEHESLLRMIAGQSGPALALLGNIGRRDDQAAQLQTLNEIGRLISSAFDLTQLFTAIHAVVQRVVEAPTFLIALYDAQTEELEPVYLIHEGRPQPTNERWSKDVGLAGVVVRERQPLCVSDYAKECERRGVQPQMLDGRIPGPAWVGVPLIAHDRLIGVIVLASSRAGYVYRQEHVNLLMTIAAHAAVALDRAWLYERAERQAQQLLVLNRIGRIITSSIDPQQVPDIILRQVTELLDAEESSLLLTDDHTGEMVFAYTTGQVGKRILGQRLPRGVGIAGYVAATGQSVIVNDVQSDERFYRSMDLSTGYTTRTLLAVPLRGVGGVEGVIEVLNRRDLRPFTVEDQRLLEALADYAVIALENARQFQKIDQALARRAQELARTNEQLQQHLRSLTALNAFGMAINTTLRSPHEILSMTARGIAEMTGAIGAMALLPDGEIMRPVVSIGLRMPLDERMLNVVHRVIATGRPDTLPPDPEAPGRAPRCVVLIVPLRATQRTLGCVCVAYTNALPEPSDRETVILFASQAAVAIESIDLFMAVRTARDQMASILASTREGILLIDTDGTVAVANAALSDLTTLDASIIHGLPIDAFLSRWFEAAAYETEECAALQRGIDDVLTGTAQFVAGELSGRSGQLRHLEWSVLRAQSSGDSHGGVLLVLRDITATKEAERMRHDLTHMIVHDLRSPLSGVMASIELMMRGVPGKLNDQQRHVLQIASTSAANMLDMINTLLDISRLEAGRMPIERCIGNIRDIIHDSVQRLASLALDRAITIRTEVEEDVPDIYADLGLISRIIQNLVSNAIKFSHRGGLVTVRAAVETADDGQPKVIVSVSDQGVGIAPGDRERIFAKFSQVGERRGGTGLGLAFCRQAIEAHGERIWVNSELGRGSTFFFTIPVAS; from the coding sequence ATGAACCAGACGCTCGCACTTGATATTGGCGGTGCAGATATCATTCAACGACTCTGCGTTGATCTGTCTCAGGCAACAAATCTTGAGGCGGGCATTCTGAGCGTTGTCACCACTATCGAGCGAAGCCTGGCGCCGCGCGATTGCCAGGTCACGCTTCTGCTGGCAGGCGAGCCGCGTTTGTTGCGCGGCGTCGGACCGGTGCGCATACCCGATGATACCCAACGCGCCGCGCTGCGTGAAGGAGAGATCGTCGTTGTACCGCAGAGCGAAGCGGGTATGATCTGTTTTGCCCCGCTACGCGCGCGTCGCGCCTTGATCGGCTGGATCTGCCTGATCGACCCGACATGGTCACCGGAACACGAATCGTTGTTGCGGATGATTGCCGGGCAGTCGGGTCCTGCCCTTGCGCTGCTGGGCAATATCGGCCGGCGCGACGATCAGGCGGCGCAGTTGCAAACGCTGAACGAGATCGGGCGGTTGATCAGCAGCGCCTTCGATCTCACCCAACTGTTCACCGCCATCCACGCAGTGGTGCAGCGTGTCGTCGAAGCCCCGACCTTTCTGATTGCGCTGTACGATGCACAGACTGAGGAACTCGAACCGGTTTATTTGATCCACGAAGGACGCCCACAACCCACGAATGAGCGATGGTCAAAAGATGTCGGACTTGCAGGAGTGGTGGTTCGGGAACGACAACCGCTCTGCGTCAGCGATTACGCGAAAGAGTGCGAACGGCGCGGCGTGCAACCGCAGATGCTCGACGGTCGGATCCCCGGTCCGGCATGGGTTGGTGTGCCCCTCATTGCGCACGACCGGTTGATCGGCGTCATTGTGCTGGCGAGTTCGCGCGCAGGGTATGTCTATCGCCAGGAACACGTAAACCTGCTGATGACGATAGCAGCGCATGCCGCCGTTGCGCTCGACCGCGCCTGGCTGTATGAGCGCGCTGAGCGTCAGGCGCAGCAACTGCTGGTGCTGAACCGCATCGGTCGCATCATCACATCGTCGATCGACCCGCAGCAGGTGCCGGACATTATTCTGCGGCAGGTGACCGAACTGCTGGACGCCGAGGAGAGTTCGTTGCTCCTGACCGACGATCATACCGGCGAAATGGTGTTCGCCTATACGACCGGTCAGGTGGGGAAGCGGATCCTTGGTCAACGGTTGCCGCGCGGCGTCGGTATTGCCGGGTATGTCGCCGCCACCGGGCAATCGGTGATCGTCAATGATGTGCAGTCAGATGAGCGCTTCTACCGGTCGATGGATCTTTCGACCGGATATACGACCCGCACACTGCTGGCTGTACCGTTGCGCGGCGTCGGGGGGGTGGAAGGGGTCATTGAAGTGCTCAACCGGCGCGATCTGCGACCGTTTACGGTCGAGGATCAGCGTCTGCTCGAGGCGCTGGCGGATTACGCCGTTATTGCCCTGGAAAACGCCCGCCAGTTCCAGAAGATCGACCAGGCGCTGGCGCGACGCGCTCAGGAACTGGCGCGCACCAACGAGCAACTGCAACAGCACCTGCGCAGCCTGACGGCGCTCAATGCGTTCGGTATGGCGATCAACACGACACTGCGCAGCCCGCACGAAATACTGAGCATGACGGCGCGCGGCATCGCCGAGATGACCGGCGCCATCGGTGCAATGGCGCTGCTTCCCGATGGCGAGATCATGCGGCCGGTTGTCTCGATTGGCTTGCGCATGCCGCTCGATGAACGCATGCTGAACGTCGTTCACCGGGTTATCGCTACCGGTCGTCCTGATACGCTGCCGCCCGACCCGGAAGCGCCGGGGCGCGCGCCGCGTTGTGTCGTGCTGATCGTCCCATTACGCGCAACGCAGCGCACCCTCGGCTGTGTCTGCGTGGCCTATACCAATGCCCTGCCCGAACCTTCTGACCGTGAAACGGTGATCCTGTTCGCCTCCCAGGCGGCGGTCGCTATCGAAAGCATCGATCTCTTCATGGCGGTCCGCACAGCGCGTGACCAGATGGCGTCAATTCTGGCATCGACGCGCGAAGGTATTCTGTTGATCGACACGGATGGCACCGTCGCTGTGGCGAATGCTGCCCTCTCCGATCTGACAACACTCGATGCCAGCATCATCCATGGATTGCCGATCGATGCGTTCCTGTCGCGCTGGTTCGAGGCAGCAGCATATGAAACCGAAGAATGTGCGGCGCTTCAGCGCGGTATTGATGATGTGCTGACCGGTACCGCGCAGTTCGTTGCTGGCGAATTGAGTGGTAGATCCGGTCAATTACGTCACCTGGAATGGTCGGTGCTTCGCGCACAGAGCAGCGGTGATAGTCACGGCGGCGTGCTGCTCGTCTTGCGCGACATTACTGCCACAAAAGAAGCAGAACGCATGCGCCATGATCTGACCCACATGATCGTCCATGATCTGCGCAGCCCGCTCTCTGGCGTTATGGCCTCGATCGAACTGATGATGCGCGGCGTGCCGGGCAAACTGAACGATCAGCAGCGGCATGTGTTGCAGATCGCCAGCACCAGTGCAGCGAATATGCTGGATATGATTAACACGCTGCTCGATATCAGTCGACTCGAAGCAGGACGCATGCCGATCGAGCGCTGTATCGGCAACATACGCGACATTATTCACGACTCCGTCCAGCGTCTGGCATCACTTGCACTGGATCGCGCGATCACCATCCGCACTGAGGTCGAAGAAGACGTTCCTGACATTTATGCCGATCTCGGATTGATAAGTCGCATCATCCAGAATCTGGTCAGTAATGCGATCAAGTTCAGTCATCGCGGCGGGTTGGTCACTGTGCGGGCAGCGGTAGAGACAGCCGATGATGGTCAACCCAAAGTCATCGTCTCGGTCAGCG